Proteins encoded together in one Planctomicrobium piriforme window:
- a CDS encoding tRNA dihydrouridine synthase, translating to MHRPLDTSRADLHVDAVAPLDESPLRMGSRTLPTRYFLAPLAGYTHLAFRRVIRKLGGLGLATTDLVQATLLLSGHPKSRELIETSPDDNPLSVQIFSGIPRDLIGAARWLEDQGYQGIDINMGCPMAKVNGSGGGARLMCDTGGACGIVESAVQAVSVPVTVKMRLGWDRENITAPALAREFEQLGVAAITIHGRTRQQGFRGEADLLGIRDVVEAVDKLPIIGNGDVRTAEDALAMRRLTGCPAVAIGRGALLDPWIFSRLHDHAQGRPMQDPSPDHQIQFLIDHFTFMSEQHAERSCQLFRKFAAWYGQKLGIPDDLEDRLRRFESLDEFLEIIDQIRARHGERQATVPTALLKVPNGPVEKW from the coding sequence ATGCATCGGCCTTTGGACACATCTCGAGCAGATCTCCACGTCGACGCCGTCGCACCGCTGGATGAATCGCCGCTGCGCATGGGGTCGCGGACATTGCCGACGCGTTACTTTCTTGCTCCGCTGGCTGGTTACACCCATCTGGCATTTCGTCGTGTCATTCGAAAGCTGGGCGGACTCGGGCTGGCGACGACGGATCTTGTTCAGGCGACTTTGCTGCTCTCGGGGCATCCCAAATCGCGCGAGCTGATCGAGACCTCGCCAGACGACAACCCACTTTCAGTCCAGATCTTCTCCGGCATCCCGCGAGATCTGATTGGGGCTGCCCGATGGCTGGAAGATCAGGGGTATCAGGGAATCGACATCAACATGGGCTGCCCGATGGCGAAGGTGAACGGGTCAGGCGGCGGGGCCCGGTTGATGTGTGACACCGGCGGAGCGTGCGGCATTGTGGAAAGTGCGGTGCAGGCGGTATCCGTGCCGGTCACAGTCAAGATGCGGCTTGGCTGGGACCGTGAAAACATCACCGCGCCGGCGCTTGCCAGAGAGTTTGAACAGCTCGGCGTGGCGGCGATCACGATTCATGGTCGTACGCGGCAGCAGGGGTTTCGGGGTGAAGCGGATCTGCTTGGGATTCGTGACGTTGTCGAGGCGGTCGACAAACTCCCAATCATTGGAAACGGCGACGTTCGCACGGCGGAGGACGCACTCGCCATGCGGCGTCTGACAGGCTGTCCGGCGGTGGCGATCGGTCGCGGGGCATTACTCGACCCCTGGATCTTCTCGCGTCTGCACGACCATGCCCAGGGCCGACCGATGCAAGACCCCTCGCCCGACCACCAGATCCAGTTCCTGATCGATCATTTCACGTTCATGAGCGAGCAGCATGCGGAGCGAAGTTGCCAGCTCTTTCGCAAGTTCGCTGCGTGGTACGGGCAGAAGCTCGGCATCCCTGACGATCTGGAAGACCGCCTGCGACGTTTCGAATCGCTCGACGAATTCCTGGAGATCATCGATCAGATTCGGGCTCGACACGGAGAACGGCAGGCGACGGTGCCGACTGCGTTGCTTAAAGTGCCGAACGGGCCTGTCGAGAAATGGTGA
- a CDS encoding menaquinone biosynthesis family protein codes for MITEKVLIRVGHSPDPDDAFMFHALANDKIETDGYQFVHELQDIETLNRRAFDAELELTAVSLHGYAYLTDTYAICACGASMGDNYGPMVVTRQPGTIADLKGKTIAVPGTLTTAFLALNLCLGGKPKTPSRESHVSGDAGTFKYVVYPFDEILNVVERGEVDAGLIIHEGQLTYMNQGLHLVVDLGKWWMEQTGLPLPLGANAIRKDLGPQAMQEVTKYLRESIEYGLDHREEALGHALKYGRDLDDRKADEFVGMYVNDWTRDFGPRGREAVARLLEEGHKAGLIPNPVNLEFIAG; via the coding sequence ATGATTACTGAAAAAGTTCTGATCCGCGTCGGCCACAGCCCGGACCCCGACGACGCCTTCATGTTTCATGCCCTGGCCAACGACAAGATCGAGACGGACGGCTATCAGTTCGTGCATGAACTGCAGGACATCGAGACGCTCAATCGTCGGGCGTTTGACGCCGAACTCGAACTGACCGCGGTCAGTCTGCATGGCTACGCCTACCTGACCGACACCTATGCGATCTGCGCCTGCGGCGCGAGCATGGGGGACAACTACGGTCCGATGGTCGTCACCCGTCAGCCCGGCACGATTGCCGATCTGAAAGGGAAAACGATCGCAGTTCCGGGAACGCTGACGACGGCTTTCCTCGCACTGAACCTGTGCCTGGGCGGTAAGCCGAAGACTCCCAGCCGCGAATCACACGTCAGCGGCGACGCTGGTACGTTCAAGTATGTGGTCTATCCGTTCGATGAAATCCTCAACGTCGTCGAACGGGGCGAAGTGGATGCCGGACTGATCATCCACGAAGGGCAGCTCACCTATATGAACCAGGGACTGCACCTGGTGGTGGATCTTGGCAAGTGGTGGATGGAACAGACCGGCCTGCCGTTGCCGCTCGGCGCGAATGCAATCCGCAAGGATCTCGGCCCGCAGGCGATGCAGGAAGTCACGAAGTACCTGCGGGAAAGCATCGAGTACGGCCTCGACCACCGCGAGGAAGCACTCGGTCACGCCCTGAAATACGGCCGCGATCTCGACGACCGCAAAGCGGATGAATTCGTCGGCATGTACGTCAACGACTGGACCCGTGATTTCGGCCCGCGCGGACGCGAAGCGGTCGCCCGACTGCTCGAGGAAGGCCACAAAGCCGGCCTCATTCCCAACCCGGTGAACCTGGAGTTCATCGCAGGCTGA
- a CDS encoding CPXCG motif-containing cysteine-rich protein produces MRRIRQIDRHHASHPADSNGHESPLPHRTDLIDQASYICDSCREEFSFPVDISDGADQQVLEKCPICCHENTIQVSLDNSGRLTIRGDQHING; encoded by the coding sequence CTGCGGCGCATTCGCCAGATCGACCGGCACCACGCCAGTCATCCGGCAGACAGCAACGGCCACGAAAGCCCGCTGCCGCATCGCACTGACTTAATCGATCAGGCGAGTTACATCTGCGACTCGTGCCGGGAAGAGTTCAGCTTCCCGGTCGACATCTCGGACGGGGCCGACCAGCAGGTTCTGGAAAAGTGCCCCATCTGCTGCCACGAGAACACGATTCAAGTTTCTCTAGACAACTCCGGCCGCCTCACCATCCGCGGCGACCAGCACATCAATGGGTAG
- a CDS encoding glycoside hydrolase family 15 protein, whose protein sequence is MTAPLQKLPPELSLGDRPTAGEVAELTTFLKDRGTFRFPTLSSGLFSAAAAENPEFRLTGYQYVWTRDNCHIAHALWLTGQKKMAVQAAEALLDFYGKHSHKFLDVIEGRTDPAEPMNRPHIRFDGESLSEVDVRWAHAQNDALGYTLWLVCKLLRAGDLSPTRDRLELFKLFVQYFQKIEYWRDEDSGHWEETRKIEASSIGPVVAGLTELRAFLADDPSEPVDLVLINDLIEQGRRALLEILPCECIQPDPTQNRRYDAALLFLIFPLNVVDDALATQILADVTGHLSGPIGIRRYIGDSYWCANYRDLLSPEVRTTDFSDDMSARDSLLKPGEEAQWCIFDPIVSVIYGQRYLLTHDAADLGKQVHHLRRALHQLTTAESRFPAYRLPESYFLEHGKWIPNDICPLLWTQANMLLALDAMQKSAVV, encoded by the coding sequence ATGACAGCCCCCCTTCAGAAACTCCCGCCCGAATTGAGCCTGGGAGATCGTCCCACCGCCGGGGAAGTCGCCGAATTGACGACGTTTCTGAAAGACCGGGGAACATTTCGCTTTCCCACCCTGTCATCGGGCCTGTTTTCCGCAGCCGCCGCCGAGAACCCTGAATTCCGACTGACCGGATATCAGTACGTCTGGACCAGGGACAATTGCCATATCGCTCATGCCTTATGGTTGACCGGCCAGAAGAAAATGGCGGTCCAGGCGGCGGAAGCGCTGCTGGACTTCTATGGCAAACACAGCCACAAATTTCTCGACGTCATCGAAGGGCGAACCGACCCCGCCGAGCCGATGAATCGTCCGCACATTCGCTTCGACGGCGAATCGCTCTCGGAAGTGGATGTCCGGTGGGCCCATGCCCAGAATGACGCTCTCGGTTACACCCTCTGGCTGGTCTGCAAACTTTTAAGGGCAGGCGACTTGTCCCCCACTCGCGACCGGCTCGAACTGTTCAAGCTGTTTGTGCAGTATTTTCAGAAGATCGAATACTGGCGGGATGAAGACAGCGGCCACTGGGAAGAAACCCGAAAGATCGAAGCCAGCAGCATTGGCCCGGTGGTGGCGGGGCTGACCGAGTTACGAGCGTTCCTGGCGGACGACCCCAGTGAACCGGTCGACCTGGTGCTCATCAATGATTTGATCGAGCAAGGCCGACGGGCGCTGCTGGAAATCCTGCCGTGCGAATGCATCCAGCCTGACCCGACGCAGAACCGCCGCTACGACGCCGCGCTGCTGTTCCTGATCTTCCCGCTGAACGTCGTGGATGATGCGCTGGCGACTCAGATTCTGGCCGACGTCACCGGGCACCTGTCCGGGCCGATTGGCATTCGACGTTACATCGGCGATTCGTACTGGTGCGCGAACTATCGCGATCTGCTTTCTCCGGAAGTGCGCACCACCGACTTCAGCGACGACATGTCCGCCCGCGACAGCCTGCTGAAGCCCGGCGAAGAGGCGCAGTGGTGCATCTTCGATCCGATCGTCTCGGTCATCTATGGCCAGCGTTACCTGCTGACGCACGACGCCGCCGACTTGGGAAAACAGGTTCACCATCTGCGTCGTGCGCTGCATCAGTTGACCACGGCCGAGTCACGCTTCCCGGCCTATCGACTGCCGGAATCCTATTTTCTGGAACACGGAAAATGGATTCCGAACGACATCTGCCCGCTGCTCTGGACACAGGCGAACATGCTGCTCGCGCTGGACGCAATGCAGAAATCAGCCGTCGTCTGA